In Flavobacteriales bacterium, the sequence GCGTGTATTGAATGAAAGCAAGCATCATTTCATCGTTTGTTGTCAGTCCGAAATTGATGAAGAGGGCAGGTTCGTTTGCACTCGCAGGAATTCGGTATTTGGCTACCTGGATCACACCATCCTTTTCAGCAATTGGCACCAACTCGCCATAAACTTGATCGAGATATAGGTTTCCTGGATGCTCCCAATCATAATATCCCTGATTAAAATCGTAGGTGGTATTGTAAAATCCCTCATACAATTTATCGCCCTGACTTCCATCAGGATTTCGTTTGAAGATATCGTAGTCCGTTCCGTATTTATGGGTGTGCGATGAAAGGAACCAAATGTAAAGCGAATCGGTAGCGCTTGGCCCAAAGGTGACAGGGTCTGTGAATGACACCTCGGTGTCGGTGTTAGGAATGAAAATGTTCAGGTTGATCAACAATTCGCTGTGCATTTCAATAAGTTCACTCGCATTGTTATTGTCAGTGTGGAAATTGATGTATGCTTCAGCGGCCAAGATGGAATCGCCATTGGACGCATAATTTATGAGGTGATAGTTGAGGTCTATGACTGCATTCTCATCTATCTTGTAAGCAGTTCCTGCAGGCAGCGAAGTGATATCGGGATCTACCCAACCAACCATATATTCTGCATCTTGGAACGCATTCTGAACAGTTACAGGACGCAAGCCCTCTTCAATACCAGCATCCGTTCCTGGAAGGAATTCGAACAACAGAAAGTGATGGGATTCATCGTTGAATATGGCTTCGAACTGAACTACGTCTTGAAGTTCCGGATTGTTGACCTTCTCCTTCTTATAGAACTCGACCTCTTGCCCCGGCTCTAAGAAAAAAGGACCAAGGTGCATCTGAAAACCTTCTCCAGCAGCAGGAGCATCCGGAACGGCTATACGCGCCATTCCGTTGTTGTTGTAATAATCGTCCAAGACCTGAGGGTCTACTACTGTTCCATTCTGTGGTGCACCGGCCAATATCCATTGTCGCATCAGCTCAATTTCTTCTTTAGCAAGTGCCGATTGATTCTGAGGCATTGAAGAGCCTTCTGCCAGATCCATTCCGTAAACACCGTCCCAGTCTGTTGTAGCGCACTTATATAGCAGAAAACTCTTGTGCGGATAACCAGCGTCCACCAACTTATAGCCTTTTGTCTGTGCGGCAGGATTGAGAGGATCTACACCAACCAAGGCTGCAATAAGCGATGCGGGGTTTCCACTCAGATCCAAATTGGCGCTAGGATTTGCTCCACTATGACAACCAGTGGTGCAATTTGCCTGAAAAATGTTGCTAATTGATTGAAGTGTGGACTGAGCAGAAACAAGGTTTGGTAATGATGCCACCAAAAGGGCGAGAAGTAATTGTTTTTTCATTTGAATGTGTGGGGCATGAAATAATTGAATTCCAAAAATAGTATGCAAGCCGAATAATTCTGTCACTTTCTTGCCTTTTGAACCAAAAACACACCTAATAAGATTATAATAACCCCAGAAATCGACCAAAGGCTCACTTGCTCTCCATCCAACACACCCCAACCAATGGCAATGACCGGGACAATGTAAGTGACCATGGATGCGAATAAGGCTCCGCCAGATTGTATCAATCTGTTGAACATGAGGACGGCCAAGGAGGTGCCTACTACGGCCAAAACGGCAATGGCGGAGAAAGACATCCAAGCAAAATCGTGATCAAAGCGTGAGGTGAAATCGGTTGAGAAGAGATAAATGAGGCATAGCGGTCCGATCCAAAGAAACGAGCCAGCAGTTATAAGCACGGACGGCATATTGCTCAGGTATTTGCGCACTACGTTAAGATTGAAGGCATAGCAGGTACTGGCCGCGACCACAAACAAGGCCTGCGGCTTGAAGCCATCGATACCATCGGGCATAACGATGAGAAGAAGCGCCCCGATCAATCCGATCAATAGGCCAACTACCTGCAAAAACCATGTTCTAAGGCCGAAAAAGAGCAAGCCGAACACCATGGTGAGCAGAGGAACGAGTGAATTGAGCATTCCTGAGAGCGAACTATCGATCTTGGTCTGGGCCGTGGCGAAGAGAAATGCAGGGATACCGCTACCTAGCCAACCAACGGAAAGCAAAATGAGCCATTGACGCTTCGCGATCTCTTTGAAGCGCCCAATTAGAAACGGGAGCGTGACCAGCCAGGCCAAGCCCATGCGCAAGGCCGCAATCTGGGTGTCTTCAAAAACCACCAGCCCCTTTTTCATCAGAATGAAAGAGCTACCCCAAATGACGCCTATGAGAAGAAGAAGGAGCCAATTGCGCAGTGGATTTTGCATGGCGCAAAGAAACGCGTTGAGGAGATGAGTTTGACAGGTTAATCAGCTGTGGCAATT encodes:
- a CDS encoding T9SS type A sorting domain-containing protein, giving the protein MKKQLLLALLVASLPNLVSAQSTLQSISNIFQANCTTGCHSGANPSANLDLSGNPASLIAALVGVDPLNPAAQTKGYKLVDAGYPHKSFLLYKCATTDWDGVYGMDLAEGSSMPQNQSALAKEEIELMRQWILAGAPQNGTVVDPQVLDDYYNNNGMARIAVPDAPAAGEGFQMHLGPFFLEPGQEVEFYKKEKVNNPELQDVVQFEAIFNDESHHFLLFEFLPGTDAGIEEGLRPVTVQNAFQDAEYMVGWVDPDITSLPAGTAYKIDENAVIDLNYHLINYASNGDSILAAEAYINFHTDNNNASELIEMHSELLINLNIFIPNTDTEVSFTDPVTFGPSATDSLYIWFLSSHTHKYGTDYDIFKRNPDGSQGDKLYEGFYNTTYDFNQGYYDWEHPGNLYLDQVYGELVPIAEKDGVIQVAKYRIPASANEPALFINFGLTTNDEMMLAFIQYTRERVPANPNGISTVDEEEPSFMSVYPNPTNGTSNIKFTLQETADVQLNVFNSLGQQVKNLYGGSMAAGQSTFSFDAANGSDPNGLYLIQLIVNDKVYTERLLHFNR
- a CDS encoding DMT family transporter, translating into MQNPLRNWLLLLLIGVIWGSSFILMKKGLVVFEDTQIAALRMGLAWLVTLPFLIGRFKEIAKRQWLILLSVGWLGSGIPAFLFATAQTKIDSSLSGMLNSLVPLLTMVFGLLFFGLRTWFLQVVGLLIGLIGALLLIVMPDGIDGFKPQALFVVAASTCYAFNLNVVRKYLSNMPSVLITAGSFLWIGPLCLIYLFSTDFTSRFDHDFAWMSFSAIAVLAVVGTSLAVLMFNRLIQSGGALFASMVTYIVPVIAIGWGVLDGEQVSLWSISGVIIILLGVFLVQKARK